A segment of the Oncorhynchus tshawytscha isolate Ot180627B linkage group LG06, Otsh_v2.0, whole genome shotgun sequence genome:
CTGGGTTAATGAAGGCATATGTATTTTGAATAAAAGAAAACAATTTATATTCCACATCTTTATTAAATTATTCTGCTCAGACAAACCAAGCCACTGACATTTCCACTATAAACAGATGAATGTTCTAATCTTTAAAATGTTACATTAGGGACTCATAGGAATGCATCACACCACTCTCTCAGGCACTGGGAGCAGGATGTAGCATTCCTGGTGTTGGCTCCGCTGGTGTCTTTCAGCCACTCAGTGAACAGCTCCCCATCCTTCCGCAGCAGCAGGTACTGACCCAGAACCACAAAGGCCTAAGGAGATGCAGCAGTTATCCTACATATTACTTTGTTGCAGTGGGCCTGCCCTTAAGTGCAGGTCAGTACTGTGgtgctactgtacatggtgggtAAATCATCAAAACAAGCCTTGTCCTGGGGACCATTTACCAGTCCCCATTTGCCATGAAGCCAACGCCTTGACAACTtaaggtgcaggagctccacaatacttgaCCTAACGTTAACATTCTAAGaggtcattttttaaaaatctagtCTAGAATGCATAGCATGTGAAGCGctgtatttaaaaaaactaaCGAATTTACTCTGTCAAAACCTTGCTCCTCCAGTTTTTTTCCCAAGACCTCGCCAATTCCCGACAGTGCAGTCACCGGTTTATCGCCCATGGGTTCTGCAACGAAGTCCCTGTGCTTCTGAGAAGTGGTCGACATTTCTGGAAGAGACAGCTGCACAATGATGGTCTAGTAGTCAAACAACTATACTGTCTGTGCTAACTCACTCTAATAACGTTCGCTCTAGGCGTGTCTGTGAGCCATATGGTACCTACAGCTTCCAGTTAATATTTCAGTAGGCATATGTTGAAATAACTTCCACTATTGTATTTCACGTCCTTACCCGAGACAATGGACACACTGGCCTTCACTAATTGTTACCACGCGTTTATGATTTTGACGGATCACGTGCTATAAAAGTGCGCGAATGTACGCACTAAAACACCTGTAGATAATTAAATGAGACTGACGATAGGCTATTGATGGTAGGTGGGGATTGACGGTCTgtttacatagcaggttaggtgaacTAACAGCAGGTTAGGTGAAATAACGTAGCAGGTAAGGATAATGAGGTTAATGTTAGGAAATGGCATAGATGACGCATAAGTTTAAAGTTTGTGGAATCTTATTTtgaccataaaaatgcacctttataataaagcattccatGCATCATCACATTTGCAGACTTATGCAAGAAACCATTCTATTCataatgtgatgagtagattggataGTCATAATTTAGGCTATAATATAACTCGATCACTGTTCGCAAACAGACCGTTCAATGCATGGCTGAGTGCATATAGCAgggatcaactagattcagccgagcACAGATTTTTACTTGAGCGGATTGAAAGGAGGcctgaacataattacaaatatttGTCAACTGCAAATTGACAGCAAAACACCCAAACGGACTAAAACAGAATGTCAAACcgtgcttacatttgtatacgatcacatactgtatatctctattatgtgtgggaatactttggaacagattttacagtattttatgtccaacaataaaacattaaaaaaatatatagattaaatatatatatttatcagtgaaggctcctcagaggaggaaggggaggaccatcctcagtgaatttaatatttttttaaaggaaaacattgaaaaagttatcctttttagatttaactatactaaatatattcacgtcataaactaattgattaaaacatagtgttttgcaatgaaggtctacagtagcctcaacagcactctgtagggtagcaccatggtgtagccggaggacagctatctTCCTTTTTCCTCTTGccagtacattgacttcaatacaaatcctaggaggctcttggttctcacccaattccatagacttacacagcaattatgacaacttccggaggacgtcctccaagcTGTCAGacctcttgcagcatgaactgacatgttgtccaccaaaTCAAAGGATCAGAATCTGGTACTGAAAGCATATGCTACAGATAGTTAGttctgcataaaatgtggtgactcaaagagagaaaaagacagtttaacaaattaatttcttcaaaaatgaagaagTGAGAGAGATGTAATTTtgttcactttcagtttcacttacttagctagcaaatgagGCTGGCTAGTTTagctactcaaacacctggctaaaacagagggatgctatgttagctagctggctacaactatccaacacaacactggaactcttccaagtcaaagcttttggttttattaatttattgccaccggggcccaccgGTCTAACTGCTAACTGACTATAAGCTGTAAGGTTACTGCATgactgtagcgggtttactaacgaaTTTGCTCATTTAGCTATGTTGATTAAGATGTtacgttagctaatatggggacaacgatgtaggctgtgtgtagcggttatgacatggattggcttggaaagttttttttgcctggtcacatacagctgatgtgttgtttaTTGAAGTCCACAgggcgaagggaaaaggtgagaggaggagagtgcatagaggCTAGAATTAAtacaatgtggctgctatgaaagtgaactatgTTGGTGTGAtcagggtgtattcattctgccgattctgttgaaaaacatttctgaaatggaagaaaacGTAACGGGGAtaaaatacctgaatttgtccaatagaaactctcgtttgcaactgttgaaatactgattacaccctagatatgCTAGATGCAGGCaatcagtgtttaaaccctttacagtgaagatctgtgaagttgtttggatttttacgaattatctttgaaagacagggtcctgaaaaagggaattTTATTTTCTTGCtgagttaaaataaaataaaatttcaaTTAtcttttgctcagaaaacttggggtgCTAAATAAAATCACCAGCGAGTCAAATTCGGCACGCAGCCGCCAGTTAGAGAACCCTGGCGTGTAGTGTAGAATGAgcctaggctataggctatacaAGCTTCGTTTCTTCTTTGTATGGTAAACATTGTGtcttttataaacacatttcaggCAAttatattacactttatatgactggagacatCAACAGAATATTGTTTAATTAAACATATTCAGGGTAGactactctgctgacactgacaatAAAAACGACATTATCCATAGGTCTATGAGAAGGAGAGGCACAACTTTGATAATGATTGAATTGCCTATGCACAGTGCGCTTGCCGGGGATGCCTATGCTCTCCCGCTGGTGCCAAGAGGCTATACTGTTGTTCTCACAATTAAGTTGCATTTTTTTGCAACTAAAAGAGAGATTACAGTCGTTTCATTGTCTTCTCTTTACAGCAATACACTACATTTCACTGACAGTCGCAAGTCAACAATCATCTATTTGGTATTTGCAGTGAGCGCTGCGTTTCTTTCCAACTGTATGTAATACAATTTAAAACAATCcacattgtatttttttaaagaggCTAATGATCCTCTGGCCAAATCATGCTTTAGTAGGCTAGCCTATTTGAATGATTTAATGtatttctgtatagacaggaGAAGGCTAATTAGGTTATATAATTTCGGCAATGTATTTGAATTTCCTTTTGGGAAGCGCTTAGCTTCAACTACCCGTATGGACGCGTCGACTATTGGAAAGTGTTTAGGCCAAAGacaggtttagaaactctgtggttaGGTTTATCTACAATGCTATTCGTCAACAACTGTTGTCCCCGACACTATCACTAGATGGCGCAGTAAGACGATCTAGCCACAACGAAACGGAAACAGACCATCAGTCCCGATCTTATAGCTAAATGGCCCCGACATACCATAAATCAGTACCATAACCATTGAGCTATAAAATAACACTCATAACCAGTGTAATTAGCTAGATTATACCAAACATTATAATTCCCACTTCTGTCTGTAACTATACTATTACAGAACATTACGACGTCGACATCGACGCGACGCTTGCTCTAGATCTGACGTCAAGACGTTTTCTTTTTTCGCACAGATTGACCAATAAGAGACAAGTGCGAACACACTCCCCTCCCATCAATCCAAACTGATAAAATTAAGGGGTGTGTTTCGAGGAAGTTTTTTTTCCTTCTAGGAACCAACTGTCTGTCACCAAGGGCTATCAGGCGTCGATCTTCTCAACTCAACTTCTAATCAATTCAAACCTTGCACAAATTCGGGTAGAGTTTATCTGAAGCTATGAGCAGCCCACTGAGTGATCATGAAAAGAGAAAACAGATCAGCGTGCGTGGCATTGCAGGGTTGGGCGATGTCGTAGAAATCAAGAAAAGTTTCAACAGGCATCTTCACTTCACTCTTGTCAAAGATCGCAATGTAGCCACCCCTCGGGATTACTACTTCGCCCTGGCTCACACAGTCAGGGACCACCTCGTTGGGAGATGGATCCGCACTCAGCAATATTATTATGAAAAAGATCCAAAGGTAAAGGCGAAAACATCTCCCGAAAGGATACAGGAAGTGTATGGGATTCGGTTTCCTTGTTACTTGGTTGCACATGCAATGTGTCCAGTTGCATTTTGAAATCAGTGGTTATTTGTATTGTTGGTCTGCTCTTCATGCAAGTTTCTATTTGATTATTCCCAGATGGCCTGTATGT
Coding sequences within it:
- the LOC112252907 gene encoding barrier-to-autointegration factor-like — its product is MSTTSQKHRDFVAEPMGDKPVTALSGIGEVLGKKLEEQGFDRAFVVLGQYLLLRKDGELFTEWLKDTSGANTRNATSCSQCLREWCDAFL